One window of the Bradyrhizobium sp. NP1 genome contains the following:
- a CDS encoding SDR family oxidoreductase, translating to MTNLSGKTALVTGASRGIGRASALALARLGAQVLVHYGRGRAEAEAVVTEIRNSGGRAQAIAADLAAPEGPHALAKEVRAIVGERLDILVSNAGISRPGIIEETTLADFDDLFAVNVRAPFFLVQQLLPILKSGSSIVLVSSLAAHASVGHLSAYAATKGAIDTLVRHLAAALGERGIRVNAVAPGVVETDMSSFARTDAGRDFALGMQALKRIAQPDDIGDVVAFLGSDQARWINGDSVRVDGGSKL from the coding sequence ATGACCAATCTCTCTGGCAAGACCGCTCTCGTCACCGGCGCGTCGCGCGGCATCGGCCGCGCCAGCGCGCTGGCGCTGGCACGGCTCGGCGCGCAGGTTCTGGTTCATTACGGCCGTGGCCGCGCGGAGGCCGAGGCGGTGGTGACGGAAATCCGCAACAGCGGCGGACGGGCGCAGGCGATCGCGGCCGATCTGGCTGCGCCGGAAGGACCGCATGCGCTCGCGAAGGAAGTCCGCGCCATCGTCGGCGAGCGTCTGGACATCCTGGTGTCCAACGCCGGCATATCGAGGCCCGGGATTATCGAGGAGACCACGCTCGCCGATTTCGACGACCTGTTCGCGGTCAACGTCCGCGCGCCGTTCTTCCTGGTCCAGCAATTGTTGCCGATCCTCAAGAGCGGCTCCAGCATCGTGCTGGTGTCCTCGCTCGCCGCCCACGCCTCGGTCGGCCATCTCTCGGCCTATGCGGCGACCAAGGGCGCGATCGATACGCTGGTCAGGCACCTTGCCGCAGCGCTCGGCGAGCGCGGCATCCGCGTCAACGCGGTGGCGCCGGGCGTGGTCGAGACCGACATGTCGAGTTTCGCCAGGACCGACGCTGGGCGCGACTTCGCACTCGGCATGCAGGCCCTGAAACGGATCGCGCAGCCCGACGATATCGGCGACGTCGTAGCCTTCCTCGGCTCCGACCAAGCGCGATGGATCAACGGCGACAGCGTCCGCGTCGACGGCGGTTCGAAACTATAG
- a CDS encoding metal-sensing transcriptional repressor, translating into MPHENHPAIIRRLKRADGHLQTIIEMLEQGRPCVQIAQQLQAVESAIDNAKKALIHDHIAQCIEPPLKAAGSAGRAPLKEFKLIAKYL; encoded by the coding sequence TTGCCGCACGAGAACCACCCCGCCATCATCAGGCGTTTGAAGCGCGCCGACGGCCACCTTCAGACCATCATCGAGATGCTCGAACAGGGCCGCCCCTGCGTGCAGATCGCCCAGCAGCTCCAGGCGGTCGAAAGCGCCATCGACAATGCGAAGAAGGCCCTGATCCACGACCACATTGCGCAATGCATCGAGCCGCCATTGAAGGCGGCGGGCAGCGCCGGCCGGGCTCCGCTGAAGGAATTCAAGCTGATCGCGAAATATCTCTGA
- a CDS encoding LysR family transcriptional regulator, whose translation MELRHLRYFVAVAEEGSLTVAAERRLHTSQPSLSRQIRDLEYEVGAPLLTRSVHGVELTLAGKAFLDHARLALSQVEAAREAARRAARPEKPAFGLGFLTGQEMDWLPEAMHVLRDQLPTVDVTVTSEYSPALAEALMRGRLDLAFMRRELDATDLVFRTVTKEPLLVVLPSDHRLAAGENVELQAIAGEPFINVSDTAPALHVVIDDYIRKSGLSITNAHQADNLAMAISLVASTRGFALMPRYALNFLPWSVVGRPVKGTPPTIDLVVGYHKANTSPTLGLFLSKLDTLIGRVANRSR comes from the coding sequence ATGGAACTGCGCCATCTCAGATATTTCGTGGCGGTGGCCGAGGAGGGCAGCCTGACGGTTGCCGCCGAACGGCGGCTGCACACCTCGCAGCCCTCGCTGAGCCGGCAGATCCGCGATCTCGAATACGAGGTCGGCGCGCCCCTGCTGACGCGCAGCGTGCATGGCGTCGAACTCACGCTCGCGGGAAAGGCCTTTCTCGATCATGCGCGGCTGGCGCTGTCGCAGGTCGAGGCGGCGCGCGAAGCGGCCCGGCGCGCGGCGCGGCCGGAGAAACCCGCTTTCGGGCTCGGCTTCCTGACCGGCCAGGAAATGGACTGGCTGCCTGAAGCCATGCATGTGCTGCGCGACCAGTTGCCCACGGTCGACGTCACCGTGACGAGCGAATATTCGCCCGCTCTGGCCGAGGCGCTCATGCGCGGCCGGCTCGACCTTGCCTTCATGCGGCGCGAGCTTGACGCCACCGATCTCGTGTTCCGCACCGTGACGAAGGAGCCGCTCCTCGTCGTGCTGCCGAGCGACCACCGCCTCGCCGCGGGTGAGAATGTCGAGTTGCAGGCGATCGCAGGCGAACCCTTCATCAACGTGTCGGACACCGCTCCGGCGCTCCACGTCGTCATCGACGACTATATCCGCAAGTCGGGCCTTTCGATTACGAACGCGCACCAGGCCGACAACCTCGCGATGGCGATCTCGCTGGTCGCTTCCACCCGCGGCTTTGCGCTGATGCCGCGCTACGCGCTGAACTTCCTGCCCTGGTCGGTGGTCGGCCGCCCGGTGAAGGGCACGCCGCCCACCATCGACCTCGTCGTCGGCTATCACAAGGCGAACACCTCGCCGACGCTTGGGCTGTTCCTGTCGAAGCTCGATACGCTGATCGGCCGCGTGGCGAATCGCTCGCGGTGA
- a CDS encoding MBL fold metallo-hydrolase yields the protein MPSWTCEQCGAQFPDSAAPPHTCPICEDERQFVNWKGQRFLTREALAQTHKLECRDDLGVPGIALTPSFAIGQRALLLREADGCVMWDCVPLATREGIDHVRSLGGLKAIAISHPHYYGAVADWSAAFGDAPVYLHGDDRAFVTRPHRAIVPWTGDNFAISDDISLVRSGGHFAGATMLHWRRGANGRGALFAGDIAMVAMDRRSVSFMYSYPNYIPLNAAAVRRIASSVAQLAFDRIYGAWWGRNIESGAKAAFDASVVRYLAAISDDSAR from the coding sequence ATGCCGTCATGGACCTGCGAACAATGTGGCGCCCAGTTTCCTGACAGCGCCGCACCGCCGCATACCTGTCCGATCTGTGAGGACGAGCGGCAGTTCGTGAACTGGAAGGGCCAGCGCTTTTTGACGCGCGAGGCGCTGGCGCAAACGCACAAGCTCGAATGCCGCGACGATCTCGGCGTTCCCGGTATCGCGCTCACCCCGAGTTTTGCGATCGGCCAGCGTGCGCTGCTGCTGCGCGAGGCGGATGGCTGCGTGATGTGGGACTGCGTGCCGCTCGCGACGCGGGAGGGCATCGACCATGTCCGCTCGCTCGGCGGCCTGAAGGCGATCGCGATCTCGCATCCGCACTACTATGGTGCGGTCGCCGACTGGAGCGCGGCGTTCGGCGACGCGCCGGTCTATCTGCACGGCGACGATCGCGCCTTCGTCACCCGCCCGCACCGCGCGATCGTGCCGTGGACGGGCGACAATTTTGCGATTTCCGACGATATCAGCCTGGTGCGCAGCGGCGGCCATTTCGCCGGCGCCACCATGCTGCACTGGCGCAGGGGCGCGAATGGGCGCGGTGCCCTGTTTGCCGGCGATATCGCCATGGTGGCGATGGATCGCCGCTCGGTGAGCTTCATGTACAGCTATCCGAACTATATCCCGCTCAACGCCGCGGCCGTGAGGCGGATCGCCTCCAGCGTGGCGCAGCTCGCCTTTGACCGCATTTACGGCGCCTGGTGGGGGCGCAACATCGAAAGCGGGGCGAAGGCCGCGTTCGACGCGTCCGTGGTGCGCTACCTGGCCGCCATTTCCGACGATTCCGCGCGATGA
- a CDS encoding fused MFS/spermidine synthase translates to MSLLQDVPQRLLPDIRETAADARLTPLLYAATLFASALLLFSIQPMFAKMVLPKLGGAPAVWSVAMVFFQTMLLAGYAYAHWLSALLPPRRAAVVHVALIAVTTLALPIAIAPDWGAPPTEAAALWLFGLFAVSIGLPFFTLSASAPLLQSWFAASRHRQAGNPYVLYAASNLGSFAALFAYPAVIEPLLSLHTQTAAWSIGFAALALLMVMVALRLGRDAPAPARHADAAPVPAPSLAERARWVALSAVPSGLVIAVTSHLTTDVAAAPFLWVIPLALYLLTFVAVFRERPWIPHGVVVWLVPFAVTPLVVSSMSSAKVFWAAAILLNLAVFVVLTLLCHGELYARRPQPARLTEFFLCTSFGGVLGGAFAGLLAPHLFAGNYEYPILIVLALLALPGLAAGERRSVVIEAAFWLSLGAALLLISRFAHIELPASSELPFQAGLILLAGIMLFQRDRPLRFVGLAMLSFTITTCWRPGLAPVEIARSFFGVHKVVETADGRARLLYHGNTLHGAERLRANDGTPVAGLPEALTYYYPFGPFAEAITAARAAHGGFDRVAVIGLGAGALACHRRGGEAWTFFEIDPEVVRIARNPARFEFLSRCAPDAATVLGDARLTLAAATKPFDLIALDAFSSDAIPVHLLTREAFAGYLTKLSPHGVIVAHISNRHLDLAPVLANVAQSLGLVAFLKEDSAAGDFMKEFHTDARIVMLARTPADVGRVASSWTPLAQDSSSALWTDDYSNILGAMLRRKFGG, encoded by the coding sequence ATGTCGCTGCTCCAGGACGTTCCGCAACGGCTCTTGCCTGACATCAGGGAAACGGCGGCCGATGCGCGCCTGACGCCGTTGCTCTATGCTGCGACGCTGTTCGCGTCCGCGCTGCTGTTGTTCTCGATCCAGCCGATGTTCGCCAAGATGGTGCTGCCGAAGCTCGGCGGCGCGCCGGCGGTGTGGTCGGTCGCGATGGTGTTCTTCCAGACCATGCTGCTCGCCGGCTACGCCTATGCGCATTGGCTCTCGGCCCTGCTGCCGCCGCGCCGCGCGGCGGTGGTGCATGTCGCGCTGATCGCGGTCACCACGCTGGCGCTGCCGATCGCGATCGCGCCGGATTGGGGCGCGCCGCCCACTGAGGCCGCCGCGCTCTGGCTGTTCGGCCTGTTTGCCGTGTCGATCGGGCTGCCCTTCTTCACGCTGTCGGCCAGCGCGCCGCTGCTGCAGAGCTGGTTTGCGGCGAGCCGGCACCGCCAGGCCGGCAATCCCTATGTGCTGTATGCCGCCTCCAATCTCGGCTCGTTCGCGGCGCTGTTCGCCTATCCGGCGGTGATCGAGCCATTGCTCAGCCTGCACACGCAGACTGCGGCCTGGTCGATCGGCTTTGCGGCGCTCGCCCTGCTGATGGTCATGGTGGCGCTGCGGCTCGGCCGCGATGCGCCTGCGCCGGCACGCCACGCGGACGCGGCGCCGGTGCCCGCGCCAAGCCTCGCCGAGCGGGCGCGCTGGGTCGCGCTTTCGGCCGTGCCCTCCGGTCTCGTGATCGCGGTCACCTCGCATCTGACCACCGACGTCGCCGCCGCGCCATTCCTCTGGGTCATCCCGCTTGCGCTCTACCTCCTCACCTTCGTCGCCGTGTTCCGGGAGCGCCCGTGGATCCCCCATGGCGTCGTCGTCTGGCTGGTGCCGTTCGCGGTCACGCCGCTGGTGGTGAGTTCGATGTCGTCGGCCAAGGTGTTCTGGGCGGCGGCGATCCTGCTCAATCTGGCGGTGTTCGTGGTGCTGACGCTGCTCTGCCATGGCGAGCTCTATGCGCGGCGGCCGCAGCCGGCGCGGCTCACCGAATTCTTTCTCTGTACCTCGTTTGGCGGCGTCCTCGGCGGCGCATTCGCGGGCCTGCTGGCGCCGCATCTCTTCGCCGGCAATTACGAGTATCCGATCCTGATCGTGCTGGCGCTGCTGGCGCTGCCCGGGCTTGCCGCAGGCGAGCGCCGGAGCGTCGTTATCGAAGCCGCCTTCTGGCTGTCGCTCGGCGCCGCCCTGCTATTGATCTCGCGCTTCGCACATATCGAGCTGCCGGCGTCGTCCGAATTGCCGTTCCAGGCCGGGCTGATCCTGCTTGCCGGCATCATGCTGTTCCAGCGGGACCGACCGCTTCGCTTCGTCGGGCTCGCGATGCTGAGCTTCACCATCACCACCTGCTGGCGGCCGGGCCTTGCCCCGGTCGAAATCGCACGCAGCTTCTTCGGCGTGCACAAGGTGGTGGAGACGGCGGACGGCCGGGCGCGGCTGCTCTATCACGGCAACACGCTGCACGGCGCGGAGCGACTGCGCGCCAATGACGGCACGCCTGTCGCAGGCCTGCCGGAGGCGCTGACCTATTACTATCCCTTCGGCCCGTTCGCCGAGGCGATCACGGCGGCCCGCGCGGCGCATGGCGGCTTCGATCGGGTCGCCGTCATCGGTCTCGGCGCTGGCGCGCTCGCCTGCCACCGCCGCGGCGGCGAGGCCTGGACCTTCTTCGAGATCGATCCCGAGGTGGTGCGCATCGCGCGTAACCCCGCGCGGTTCGAGTTCCTGTCGCGCTGCGCGCCTGACGCCGCGACCGTGCTCGGTGACGCGCGGCTCACGCTGGCGGCCGCCACAAAACCCTTCGATCTGATCGCGCTGGACGCTTTCTCCTCCGACGCCATTCCGGTCCATCTGCTCACCCGCGAAGCCTTTGCCGGCTACCTGACAAAGCTCTCGCCGCACGGCGTGATCGTCGCCCACATCTCCAACCGCCATCTCGACCTGGCGCCTGTTCTGGCCAATGTCGCACAGTCGCTCGGGCTGGTCGCGTTCCTCAAGGAGGATAGCGCGGCCGGCGACTTCATGAAGGAGTTTCATACCGACGCGCGCATCGTGATGCTGGCGCGCACGCCCGCGGATGTGGGCCGCGTCGCCTCGAGCTGGACGCCTCTTGCGCAGGATTCCTCGAGCGCGCTCTGGACCGACGATTATTCCAACATTCTCGGCGCCATGCTGCGGCGGAAATTCGGCGGGTAG
- a CDS encoding MarR family winged helix-turn-helix transcriptional regulator: MRTNSRPAADHRLIFLLNVAQRRLQRFLATRAPSSVTAAQAGLLFVLGRNDGALMGEAGAALDLGMPGISGLAERMVEAELIERRADPADGRAARLWLTPSGRRALARAKVNAAELNARLAEGFSDAEIAIVARWLTSFQEKFPKGEDA, from the coding sequence ATGCGAACTAACTCGAGGCCGGCGGCCGACCACCGGCTGATCTTCCTGCTCAACGTGGCGCAGCGCCGGCTGCAGCGCTTTCTTGCCACGCGGGCGCCCTCGAGCGTGACGGCGGCGCAGGCGGGCCTGTTGTTCGTGCTGGGTCGAAACGACGGTGCGCTGATGGGCGAAGCTGGCGCTGCGCTCGATCTCGGCATGCCCGGGATCAGCGGGCTTGCTGAGCGCATGGTGGAGGCGGAGCTGATCGAAAGGCGCGCCGATCCCGCCGACGGACGCGCCGCGCGGCTCTGGCTCACACCGTCGGGACGCCGCGCGCTGGCACGCGCCAAGGTCAACGCAGCCGAATTGAACGCAAGGCTGGCCGAGGGTTTCAGCGACGCCGAGATCGCGATCGTCGCGCGCTGGCTGACCAGTTTCCAGGAGAAATTCCCGAAAGGAGAAGACGCATGA
- a CDS encoding enoyl-CoA hydratase-related protein, which yields MTEHVKIERKDNILTLMLARPDKKNALTNAMYGALADAMVAAETDPAARVIVIRGEGDMFTSGNDVGDFAAIATGAFKGERHVARFLDALARASRPLVAAVQGRAVGVGTTMLLHSDIVLLADDALLSTPFINLALVPEAASTILMPMRLGYARAYEMFAFGEPLDAKTAHGLGLANRVVPRDRLHAEAAAVAARLAKQPAGSLSAMKRLMRDPAVLTAQIAAESACFAERLKTAEAREAFTAFAEKRPPDFAKLAG from the coding sequence ATGACCGAGCACGTCAAGATCGAACGCAAGGACAATATCCTTACCCTCATGCTGGCGCGGCCCGACAAGAAGAACGCGTTGACCAACGCCATGTACGGCGCGCTGGCCGACGCAATGGTCGCCGCCGAGACTGATCCCGCCGCCCGCGTCATCGTGATCCGCGGCGAGGGCGACATGTTCACCTCCGGCAACGACGTCGGCGATTTCGCTGCGATCGCGACCGGCGCCTTCAAGGGCGAGCGCCATGTCGCGCGGTTCCTCGATGCGCTGGCGCGCGCCAGCCGGCCGCTGGTCGCGGCGGTGCAGGGGCGCGCGGTCGGCGTCGGCACCACGATGCTGCTGCATAGCGACATTGTGCTGCTGGCGGACGATGCGCTGCTGTCGACGCCGTTCATCAACCTGGCGCTGGTGCCGGAAGCCGCCTCGACGATCCTGATGCCGATGCGGCTCGGCTATGCGCGAGCCTATGAGATGTTTGCCTTCGGAGAGCCGCTCGACGCGAAAACGGCGCACGGTCTCGGGCTCGCCAATCGCGTGGTGCCGCGGGACAGGCTGCATGCGGAAGCGGCCGCGGTCGCCGCGCGCCTTGCGAAACAGCCCGCAGGCTCGCTCTCCGCCATGAAGCGGCTGATGCGTGATCCGGCGGTGCTGACGGCGCAGATCGCGGCCGAAAGCGCCTGCTTTGCGGAGCGGTTGAAGACGGCCGAAGCGCGCGAGGCGTTCACCGCCTTTGCCGAGAAGCGGCCACCGGATTTCGCCAAGCTCGCCGGCTGA
- a CDS encoding LysR family transcriptional regulator — MDWDNIRFFLSVARAEQFSAAAARMGVDTATVGRRITALEKSLNARLFDRQRTGCVLTPAGERFLQTAEELESQILQVHGDLSRSGVEVGGAVRIAAPDGFGTLFLCPRLGALKARHPGLTIQLVPITRSFSLSRREADLAVTIERPAEGRLVARKLVDYSLHFYASRHYLERHGVPATTDELSRHCLITYVPDLIFADQLTFMPELYGPSFSRLECSTAVGQLEAVRSGAGIGILHDYAAHRDPQLQLVLPDVRFDRTYWIVTHADLKDVARVRAAIDHILQEVRASKDVFRRE; from the coding sequence ATGGACTGGGACAATATCCGCTTCTTCCTGAGCGTCGCTCGTGCCGAACAGTTTTCCGCGGCTGCCGCACGGATGGGGGTCGACACGGCGACCGTCGGCCGCCGGATCACGGCGCTCGAGAAGTCGCTGAACGCGCGGCTGTTCGACCGGCAGCGGACCGGTTGCGTGCTGACGCCGGCGGGCGAGCGCTTCCTGCAGACGGCGGAAGAGCTCGAATCGCAGATCCTGCAGGTGCATGGCGATCTCTCCCGCTCCGGCGTCGAGGTCGGCGGCGCGGTGCGGATCGCCGCGCCCGACGGCTTCGGCACGCTGTTTCTTTGCCCGCGGCTCGGTGCGCTGAAGGCCCGCCATCCCGGATTGACGATCCAGCTCGTGCCGATCACGCGCAGCTTCTCGCTGTCCCGGCGCGAGGCCGACCTTGCCGTCACCATCGAGCGGCCGGCGGAGGGGCGGCTGGTGGCGCGCAAGCTCGTCGATTATTCGCTGCATTTCTATGCCTCGCGGCACTATCTCGAGCGGCATGGAGTGCCGGCCACGACCGACGAGCTGTCGCGGCATTGCCTGATCACCTATGTGCCCGATCTGATCTTCGCCGATCAGCTCACCTTCATGCCCGAGCTCTACGGGCCGTCCTTCAGCCGGCTGGAATGCTCGACCGCGGTCGGCCAGCTCGAGGCGGTCCGCAGCGGCGCCGGGATCGGCATCCTGCACGACTACGCCGCCCACCGCGATCCGCAGTTGCAGCTCGTGCTGCCGGACGTTCGATTTGACAGGACCTACTGGATCGTCACGCATGCCGATCTGAAGGATGTCGCCCGTGTCCGCGCGGCGATCGATCACATCCTGCAGGAGGTGCGGGCCAGCAAGGATGTGTTCAGGCGGGAATAG